A region of Sulfurovum sp. DNA encodes the following proteins:
- a CDS encoding ABC transporter ATP-binding protein, with product MKTVILEIQDLSLGTKNRSIVSHVSLQARQGEVFALIGESGSGKSLTSLAIMRLLPQAIKVLGGDVLLGGKSLFALPEYAMQKIRGKHIAMIFQEPMSALNPVITIGEQVAEVLKLHLRLSSKEAKERVISLFEEVALPDATKRYDWYPHQLSGGQKQRVMIAMALACEPELLIADEPTTALDVTTQAQILSLLNKIKKERQLSMIFITHDMAVVAQVADRIAVMHGGEIVEEADREHFFSSPVHPYTKKLLQDTIGEKESREYGVGERLLKINNLKVYFPIKKGFFQRTTRYIKAVDRVTLAISKGKTLALVGESGSGKSTLGQAILSLVPITAGCIHYKGIDLTMLSDRKKQHYRQKIQVIFQDPFSALNPRMNIAEILREGMESLQVGPKKRETQDIYMKQLLKSVEMDPEMIYRYPHEFSGGQRQRIGIARALAVEPELIICDEPTSALDVSIRLEILSLLRKLQAERGVSYLFITHDLSIVSSIADEVAVMKEGKIVEQGTVDQVMQKPKHAYTQTLLSSVPTLIQKRRYDHTI from the coding sequence ATGAAAACAGTAATTTTAGAGATACAAGATTTGTCTCTTGGTACCAAAAATAGAAGTATAGTCTCCCATGTTTCTTTACAGGCTAGACAAGGAGAGGTTTTTGCACTTATTGGAGAAAGTGGTAGTGGAAAATCACTTACCTCTTTGGCAATCATGCGGCTACTGCCACAAGCAATAAAAGTTTTAGGTGGAGATGTGTTACTTGGAGGTAAATCACTTTTTGCATTGCCCGAATATGCGATGCAAAAAATACGTGGAAAACATATTGCAATGATTTTTCAAGAACCAATGTCAGCACTCAATCCAGTGATAACCATTGGAGAGCAGGTGGCGGAAGTACTCAAATTACATTTAAGGCTCAGTAGCAAGGAGGCAAAAGAGCGGGTAATCTCACTTTTTGAAGAGGTAGCATTGCCTGACGCTACAAAACGATATGACTGGTATCCTCATCAGCTTTCTGGTGGACAGAAACAGCGGGTAATGATTGCTATGGCACTAGCATGTGAGCCAGAGTTGCTTATTGCCGATGAACCAACCACTGCACTTGATGTGACTACACAAGCACAAATACTTTCTCTTTTGAACAAGATTAAAAAAGAGCGTCAACTTTCTATGATTTTTATTACCCACGATATGGCAGTGGTTGCACAAGTAGCAGATAGGATTGCAGTAATGCATGGTGGAGAGATTGTTGAAGAGGCAGACCGTGAGCACTTTTTTTCCTCCCCAGTGCACCCTTATACAAAAAAGCTACTACAAGATACAATAGGAGAAAAAGAAAGCAGGGAGTATGGAGTAGGAGAGAGGCTGCTTAAAATCAATAATCTTAAGGTCTATTTTCCTATTAAAAAAGGATTTTTTCAGCGTACAACTAGGTATATTAAGGCGGTAGATAGAGTGACACTTGCTATTTCTAAAGGTAAAACTCTTGCACTTGTGGGAGAGTCTGGTAGTGGAAAGAGTACTTTGGGACAGGCAATTCTTTCTCTGGTACCAATTACTGCAGGCTGTATCCATTACAAGGGTATAGATTTAACTATGCTTTCAGATAGAAAGAAGCAACATTACAGACAGAAGATACAGGTAATTTTTCAAGATCCTTTTTCTGCGCTTAACCCACGTATGAACATTGCGGAGATACTTAGAGAAGGTATGGAAAGTTTACAAGTTGGTCCTAAAAAGAGAGAAACACAAGATATCTACATGAAGCAACTTTTAAAATCGGTAGAGATGGATCCCGAGATGATCTATCGTTATCCACATGAATTTTCTGGTGGACAACGACAACGTATTGGTATTGCGAGAGCATTGGCAGTTGAGCCCGAACTAATTATTTGTGATGAGCCAACCTCTGCACTTGATGTTTCGATACGATTAGAGATACTTTCATTACTAAGAAAGCTTCAGGCTGAAAGGGGAGTATCGTATCTGTTTATTACTCATGATCTCTCTATTGTCTCCTCTATTGCCGATGAAGTAGCGGTGATGAAGGAGGGGAAGATTGTTGAACAAGGAACAGTAGATCAGGTGATGCAGAAGCCAAAACATGCTTATACACAGACCTTACTTTCGTCAGTACCGACATTGATACAAAAGAGAAGATATGACCATACTATTTGA
- a CDS encoding HAD family hydrolase, whose protein sequence is MTILFDLDGTLIDSTEAILESFEVALSAFGEVLPDEASIKAEIGHPLDIMFRTLGVSEEKVWEHVSVYKEHYQMVANTKTVLLPSAHEAIVLAKLHATLGIVTTKTAAYSKEMLEHMGIMQYFDLLIGREDVTHPKPHPEPILKAISKLNADKKRCWMIGDTSMDILAAEAAQIQSIAVTCGYVSYRELSQYTSNLSPNALEAVKIIIVS, encoded by the coding sequence ATGACCATACTATTTGATTTAGATGGTACATTAATTGATTCAACCGAAGCAATATTGGAGAGTTTTGAGGTGGCACTAAGTGCATTTGGTGAAGTGTTACCTGATGAAGCATCTATTAAGGCGGAGATAGGGCATCCTCTTGATATAATGTTTCGAACATTGGGTGTCTCAGAAGAAAAGGTATGGGAGCATGTATCTGTTTATAAAGAACACTATCAAATGGTTGCCAATACAAAAACAGTGTTGTTGCCTAGTGCACATGAAGCAATTGTGTTGGCAAAATTGCATGCAACACTTGGCATTGTGACAACAAAGACAGCAGCATATTCTAAAGAGATGCTAGAGCATATGGGAATCATGCAATACTTTGATTTACTTATTGGTAGAGAGGATGTAACTCACCCCAAACCCCATCCTGAACCAATTTTAAAAGCTATATCAAAGTTAAATGCTGATAAAAAGAGGTGTTGGATGATTGGTGATACATCCATGGATATTCTTGCAGCAGAGGCAGCACAGATACAGAGTATTGCAGTTACATGTGGATATGTTTCGTATAGAGAGTTATCACAATATACATCAAATCTTTCACCAAATGCACTTGAAGCTGTGAAGATTATCATCGTATCATAA
- a CDS encoding pyruvate flavodoxin oxidoreductase subunit gamma has product MIEIRWHSRAGQGAVTGAKSLGDIVATTGKEVQAFALYGSAKRGAALRAYNRIDDSPIITHEKFMYPDYVLIIDPALAMTDDITMNDKETTKYIITTHMSKEDVIKEIPALQGKEARVFVVDCIQISLDTIGRSIPNAPMLGAFVKISGMFELDYFLENMKRVLSKFPQKIIDGNMQAITRAYNEVK; this is encoded by the coding sequence ATGATAGAGATCAGATGGCACAGCCGTGCAGGTCAAGGTGCTGTTACCGGTGCAAAGAGTTTGGGTGATATTGTTGCTACTACAGGCAAAGAGGTTCAGGCTTTTGCACTTTACGGTTCAGCAAAAAGAGGAGCAGCACTGAGAGCATATAATAGGATTGATGATAGCCCTATTATTACACACGAGAAGTTTATGTACCCAGACTATGTTTTGATTATAGATCCAGCACTGGCAATGACAGATGATATTACTATGAATGATAAAGAGACGACAAAATACATTATTACGACACACATGAGTAAAGAAGATGTCATAAAAGAGATTCCTGCACTTCAGGGCAAGGAGGCGAGAGTATTTGTTGTAGATTGTATTCAGATTTCTCTTGATACAATTGGAAGATCTATTCCAAATGCCCCAATGCTTGGTGCATTTGTTAAGATTTCTGGAATGTTTGAATTGGACTATTTTCTTGAGAATATGAAGAGGGTTCTTTCAAAATTTCCACAGAAGATTATTGATGGAAATATGCAAGCAATCACTAGAGCGTATAACGAAGTTAAGTAG
- a CDS encoding 4Fe-4S dicluster domain-containing protein has product MQDLNLCATEKRGLHKLEAGKNLIGWDEVVQGSVLTSFEGDASSVAHLKQEERDYSHFNSYTATVASWRVKKPVFNIDVCIDCQNCWVWCPDSSIISRDKQMLGIDYDHCKGCEVCVEVCPTNPKSLLMFSEQEDLENALSQWPEKKKKEKK; this is encoded by the coding sequence ATGCAAGATTTAAATTTATGTGCAACAGAAAAAAGAGGTCTTCACAAGCTGGAAGCTGGTAAAAACTTAATAGGATGGGATGAGGTAGTACAGGGAAGCGTTCTTACTTCGTTTGAGGGAGATGCTTCTAGCGTTGCCCATCTAAAACAAGAAGAGAGAGACTATTCACACTTTAACTCTTACACAGCGACAGTTGCTTCGTGGAGAGTGAAAAAGCCAGTATTTAATATTGATGTTTGTATTGATTGTCAGAACTGTTGGGTTTGGTGTCCAGACTCTTCAATTATCTCTAGAGATAAGCAGATGCTTGGAATTGATTATGACCACTGCAAAGGATGCGAAGTATGCGTAGAGGTATGTCCAACTAACCCAAAATCGCTTTTAATGTTTAGTGAGCAAGAAGACCTTGAGAACGCGCTATCTCAGTGGCCAGAAAAAAAGAAAAAAGAAAAGAAATAA